The following are encoded in a window of Seleniivibrio woodruffii genomic DNA:
- a CDS encoding molybdopterin-dependent oxidoreductase translates to MSGKDKELKMSRRSFVKNAAAMAAGAAGAAVVGFSSPEAEASEKFTSPRDVQDIAETLKDKNVKVVHSVCLGCNARCGTRVLTKDGRLIGNYGNPYHPYNTRFAPIAYDMPVKESLLHSGSVCGKSKESRNYAYNPYRLIKPLKRSGPRGSGKFEPIEWEQMIKEIAEGGALFEHIGEKRMIEGVKALNSDKLIDAGAPELGTVRNGFIFIGGRDQNARKEFSDRFVKGALGSCNRIGHTDICGIGFRMGNWIMSNKKEVEFKADPVNSEFIAVFGANIYEALQPGINTYGATVANRNSKGEVRFIIVDPRATNASVHSEDWIAVQPTRDGALAMGMLRWIIDNNRYNGAFLAAPNTEAASKAGFACFTNASYLVITDPAHKNYRKFLRVADINANADEKESKDPVVADSAGMFASALKTEKANLLFSGTVKDSSGKSVSVKSAFVLMREGVFKFTVDEYAEKAGVKTADIVKLADRFTSNGTKSAVTQYHGAGNYIGGTYAAYAVAVLNALVGSVDRKGGYMKAGGGAGKWNTGIYDLALFEGARKPSGPVISREKFAYEKTTEFKKNGYPAKRPWFPMSVGGLCVEAMSGIDQKYPYPCKILMTYFFNPVYSIPGGYRYKETLSDTEKVPLHVSIDITVNESNIFADYIVPDVVYSEGHYGFLTPHAPASRFTGIRTPAVEPVTGKTKDGRHFSEETFLIDLAIASGLPGFGENAIKDKNGNMFPLKKAEDFYLRAISNLADSAKVPEASDEETAFVEKNYPVAGFKNMLSASEWKKVCYALARGGVFNTSYNDVFTGENHKFGIKEILLYSEELALTKNSITGENFSGTLKYVQPVTPKGRNIDEIDKEYPFSVITYKMNVHAQSRTHFHKWSMELFPENYIEMNDKDAATLGIRDMDSVRLISASNKDGITGKVKVTKLVRKGCLGISNHYGHTQMGASDLPISKAREVFYGGKAVAEKDRLIGNKKLGSGLQFNNVARLDEDFGNTPMVDVVGGTPDFSSTRVKVIRL, encoded by the coding sequence ATGAGCGGAAAAGATAAAGAACTTAAAATGTCCAGACGTTCTTTTGTAAAGAACGCAGCGGCAATGGCAGCGGGAGCAGCGGGTGCGGCTGTCGTCGGTTTTTCTTCCCCAGAAGCAGAAGCTTCTGAGAAATTCACAAGCCCGCGTGATGTACAGGACATTGCAGAAACGCTTAAAGATAAAAACGTAAAAGTTGTTCATTCCGTTTGTCTGGGATGCAATGCAAGATGCGGTACCCGAGTCCTTACCAAAGACGGTAGGCTGATAGGTAATTATGGAAACCCATACCATCCTTATAATACGAGGTTTGCGCCCATCGCCTATGATATGCCGGTTAAAGAGTCGCTTTTACACAGCGGCAGTGTCTGCGGAAAATCCAAAGAATCAAGGAACTATGCATATAACCCTTACAGGCTTATAAAACCTTTGAAAAGATCCGGTCCTAGAGGCTCCGGCAAGTTTGAACCCATTGAGTGGGAGCAAATGATAAAAGAGATAGCTGAAGGCGGAGCTCTTTTTGAACACATCGGTGAGAAGCGTATGATTGAAGGTGTTAAAGCCCTTAATTCTGATAAGCTGATAGATGCGGGTGCTCCTGAGCTTGGAACAGTCAGAAACGGGTTCATATTTATCGGCGGACGTGACCAGAATGCCAGAAAAGAGTTTTCAGACAGATTTGTGAAAGGCGCGCTTGGTTCGTGCAACCGTATCGGTCATACAGATATCTGCGGCATAGGTTTCAGAATGGGCAACTGGATTATGAGCAACAAGAAAGAAGTGGAGTTCAAGGCGGATCCAGTTAATTCTGAATTTATTGCGGTTTTCGGCGCAAATATATATGAGGCTCTTCAGCCCGGGATAAACACTTACGGTGCGACGGTCGCAAACAGGAATTCAAAAGGTGAAGTACGTTTTATAATTGTAGACCCCAGAGCAACCAATGCGTCAGTTCATTCGGAAGACTGGATTGCGGTTCAGCCCACCAGAGACGGTGCATTAGCTATGGGGATGCTCAGATGGATAATTGATAATAACAGATACAACGGGGCGTTTCTTGCTGCCCCGAATACCGAAGCAGCCTCAAAGGCGGGTTTTGCCTGTTTTACAAATGCTTCCTATCTTGTTATTACCGATCCGGCGCATAAAAATTACAGAAAATTTCTCAGAGTTGCCGATATCAATGCAAATGCAGATGAAAAAGAGAGTAAAGACCCTGTTGTGGCAGATTCCGCCGGTATGTTCGCTTCAGCATTAAAAACAGAAAAAGCAAATCTGCTGTTTTCAGGCACCGTTAAAGATTCTTCAGGAAAATCAGTTTCCGTAAAATCGGCATTCGTTCTCATGAGAGAGGGTGTTTTTAAATTTACAGTTGATGAGTATGCTGAAAAAGCCGGAGTAAAAACTGCGGATATAGTTAAGCTGGCGGACAGATTTACTTCCAACGGTACAAAATCAGCAGTAACACAGTATCACGGTGCCGGAAACTATATCGGCGGAACGTATGCCGCTTATGCAGTGGCAGTTCTTAATGCGCTGGTAGGCAGTGTGGACAGGAAAGGCGGTTATATGAAAGCTGGCGGCGGTGCCGGAAAATGGAATACCGGAATATATGATCTTGCATTATTTGAAGGAGCAAGAAAACCTTCCGGACCGGTTATCTCGCGTGAGAAATTTGCTTACGAAAAAACTACGGAATTCAAAAAGAACGGATATCCTGCAAAAAGACCATGGTTTCCCATGTCGGTTGGCGGTCTCTGTGTTGAAGCAATGAGCGGTATAGACCAGAAGTATCCTTACCCGTGCAAGATACTGATGACCTACTTCTTCAATCCGGTATATTCAATACCCGGCGGGTACAGATACAAAGAGACACTGAGTGACACTGAAAAAGTACCGCTTCACGTTTCCATAGATATAACCGTGAACGAGTCTAATATTTTTGCCGATTACATAGTTCCCGATGTGGTATATTCCGAGGGACATTACGGATTCCTTACTCCTCATGCTCCGGCTTCAAGATTCACGGGAATAAGAACTCCTGCGGTTGAGCCGGTTACAGGCAAAACAAAAGACGGAAGACATTTTTCCGAAGAAACATTTCTTATTGACCTTGCCATTGCCTCCGGTCTGCCGGGATTCGGCGAAAATGCCATAAAAGATAAAAACGGAAATATGTTCCCGCTGAAAAAAGCTGAGGACTTTTATCTTAGGGCGATATCAAACCTTGCCGACAGCGCAAAAGTGCCTGAAGCATCGGATGAAGAGACGGCTTTTGTCGAAAAGAACTATCCCGTTGCCGGATTTAAAAACATGCTTAGTGCATCCGAGTGGAAAAAAGTGTGCTATGCACTTGCCCGCGGCGGTGTATTCAACACGTCTTACAATGATGTTTTCACTGGCGAGAATCACAAATTTGGAATTAAAGAGATCCTGCTTTACAGTGAGGAACTGGCGTTAACGAAAAACTCCATCACCGGAGAAAACTTCAGCGGGACTCTGAAATATGTGCAGCCGGTTACGCCGAAAGGAAGGAATATCGATGAAATCGATAAGGAATACCCGTTCAGCGTTATAACATACAAAATGAACGTTCATGCTCAGTCCAGAACTCACTTCCACAAATGGTCTATGGAACTGTTTCCGGAAAACTATATTGAAATGAACGACAAAGATGCCGCTACACTGGGAATAAGGGATATGGATTCTGTCCGGCTGATTTCAGCAAGCAATAAAGACGGAATTACCGGAAAAGTTAAAGTTACAAAACTGGTTCGTAAAGGCTGTCTTGGAATTTCCAACCACTACGGGCATACACAGATGGGAGCCTCCGATCTGCCCATTTCAAAAGCCCGGGAAGTGTTTTACGGCGGTAAAGCTGTTGCGGAAAAAGACAGGCTGATAGGGAACAAAAAACTCGGTTCAGGGCTGCAGTTCAATAATGTCGCACGACTGGACGAGGACTTCGGAAATACCCCCATGGTTGATGTAGTGGGGGGGACTCCGGACTTCAGCAGCACCCGTGTTAAAGTGATTCGTCTCTGA